The Mobula hypostoma unplaced genomic scaffold, sMobHyp1.1 scaffold_36, whole genome shotgun sequence genome window below encodes:
- the LOC134341592 gene encoding zinc finger protein 214-like, with protein sequence MAHQQVHTGERPFTCSSCGKRFTRSAKLKVHQRVHTGERPFTCLLCGKGFTQSSTLVLHQRIHTGERPFTCLDCGKGFTQSSTLLAHQSVHTGERPFTCSVCGKGFTQSSTLMVHQRVHTGERPFTCSNCAETFTRSSNLQRHQRVHTGEKPFTCSVCGKRFTRSSNLQRHQRVHTGERPFTCSNCGKGFTSSSKLKVHQRVHTGERPFTCSDCGKEFTQSSHLQSHQRVHTGEKPFTCSDCGKGFTRSSSLSAHQSVHTGEKQFIC encoded by the coding sequence atggctcaccagcaagttcacactggggagcggccgttcacctgctcatcgtgtgggaagcgattcactcGGTCagctaaactgaaggtacatcagcgagttcacaccggggagcggccgttcacgtGCTTattgtgtgggaagggattcactcagtcatccaccctaGTGCtgcaccagcgaattcacactggagagaggccattcacctgcttagactgcgggaagggattcactcagtcatccaccctactggcacaccagtcagttcacactggggagaggccgttcacctgctcagtgtgtgggaagggatttactcagtcatccaccctaatggtgcaccagcgagttcacactggggagaggccattcacctgctcaaacTGTGCGGAGacattcactcggtcatccaacctacagagacaccagcgagttcatacgggggagaagccattcacttgctcagtctgtgggaagagattcactcggtcatccaacctacagagacaccagcgagttcacactggggagaggccattcacttgctcaaactgtgggaagggattcacatcgtcatctaaactgaaggtacatcagcgagttcacactggagagaggccgttcacctgctcagattgtgggaaggaattcactcaatcatcccacctacagagtcaccagcgagttcacactggggagaagccgttcacctgctcagactgtggaaagggattcactcggtcatcctcCCTCtcggcacaccagtcagttcacactggggagaagcaaTTCATCTGTTGA